ttcaatactctaccctcgaaaactgttgcgatcccctatacttgtgggttatcacgggGCTACCTTCAGATGTAGTGGATccggaggaggagttggaggaggaggatgatgatgaggaggaggactttgaggaggagggggatgagtcggaggaggaggatgtgagGGACGCTGGCGACGGGGATCTTCAGGTGGAGCCACATGCCATCGTCGATTCCCTCCGGTCGGAGTCGGCTGCGGAGGCAAGACGCCGTCGCTAGCAGGAGATGGAGGCGCAAGAGGCCGCAGAGGAGGCGGAGATGTTCGCCTACATGGACGAGGTCGAGCAAGAGGAGGATGAGCCAGAGCCCTCATACCCGCCCGTCCAGCTGGCGCCCGACACCGACGATGAAGAGTAGCTAGGGTAGTACGTAAGATTTTTTTGCATGTTTTGTATGGATCTAGAGGATGAAATATGACAAAGTGGCTAATTTAAAAGCGTGTCCGATCAGCGCCTGCGGACGCGTCCGCGGGTGTTTGAGGGGCCGGATTTGTCCAGCTATAGAGGTTGACTATAAGACTAACTATTAGACTAGTACCTTTGTTCatcttctttttttctcttttattGTATTTTTTTCTAGGAGCACGTATATAGCTAGACTCTTACATTAAAAATCCACTTTAATCATTTTTAATGTCTCTTTCATTTACGTAGCAAAAAATGATATATAGACGGATTATAAGTTCACTATTGTACTTGCCACTTACTTTTAGACGGAGGGCGTAGCTAAAATTTAGGTTGCTCTTAGACGCACGGTCTAGCTAAAATTTAGGTCCAAAACTTCGACAAATatgggcaaatttgacaattttgatcTGTGGATaaaattactttataaaataaaCTGTCCTTAAATTTTTTTCACTCAGATGACCTTTTTGAATggcgcccgacacgaaggcgccacactcTGACAGACGCTGCACGCCTAGCCAGCGTCGCACCCGTGTGATCcaaaaattactaagtcagtgtgcagcgcctgagagttAGGCGTcacactatacagtgtagcgcctagtttctaggcgttgcactagtggttgCACTCTTAGGCTCTGCACATCGACTTAGTAATTTTTAGGCAGTCCGGGATGCAACGCtggccaggcgtgtagcgcctGTCAGTCAGGCGTTACACAATGTAGTGTGACGCCTTCGTGTCGGACGCCATTCAAAAAGTCAGCTGAGTGATTTTTTTTAAAAGCAATTCATTTTGTGAAATGATTTCATTCACAtatcaaaattgtcaaatttggcACGAATATGTCCGTAGTTTGCCCTTTGAGTGAATCCGACGGCCAGTGACACTGTGACGGCGGACTGCTCACCTATTTTCATCCAGCCGACGCGTCGGCCATTCCCAAACGGCTTAAACCCACTCTCCCCCATCCCCACACAAACCCTAGCAATGGCGGCGGCCAACCTCCTCTCCCGCTCCCTCGTCCCCTCGCTGACCCCCAACCCCGGCAGCCAACCAAGCCGCAGCCGCGCCGCATCCGTCTCCCTCCGCCGCCGTCACGGGCCCGCGGCCCCCCTCCGCGCCTCCCTCTCCACCGCCTCCCCGTCCACACGCGTGGCCATGGGGGAGGCGCCCAAGCACTGCTTCCAGCGCGGCGCCGACGGCCACCTCTACTGCGAGGGGGTGCGGGTGGAGGACACGATGGCAGCGGCCGACAGGACCCCGTTCTATCTCTACAGCAAGCCGCAGGTCGTCCGGAACTTCACCGCCTACGACAAGGCGCTCCAGGGGCTCCGCTCAATCGTGGGGTACGCGGTGAAGGCCAACAACAACCTCAGCGTGCTGCAGCTCCTGCGTGGGCTCGGGTGCGGCGCCGTCCTCGTCAGCGGCAACGAGCTCCGCCTCGCGCTACGGGCGGGATTTGACCCCACCAGGTTGCGGCTTTCTTCTTTGTGCATTTGCTATTAATTTTGGATCAAGTAGGACACATTGTGCTGCATTTTTTACCGATGAGTGAGGAAACTGTCCCTTTTTAATGTTGACCGTGGACATTACTGTTTCGTTTTCTTCTCTCTGCGTGTACCAGTAAGTGTACAAGTGCAGGCTGTGAAAGGTGCAGATTTCATCGAGCCTAAGTCATGTTTGCCATAATTTTGTTCAGCTAATGGGCCTCGCCTAGGCTTATAATCTGTGgttttttgttcatattttgtgaTGCAATTGTGCATTATATGCAATGGGATATTTGTGTGTCCGGGAAATTATATTTTAGTTCTTATATAGTGAGTATAACTAGTTTAGTGGTGATTAAGGGCTGTTTGGACTGTCGCCCATACTTGCATAGTGCTGCAAGTGCCAATATCCTGTATGTCAGATTAAAGTCTTAAAAAACATAGATGGAAGATCTGCATTTGTACCATAACTTGTTTAGTTTTCTATGCCTTCTATGTATGTTTTGAAGACAACAAACTTGAAAGAAACAACTTAAAGCATGGAAGTtagattccccccccccccccccccccccctgttgGATGCTTCTTTTGAATGTACAAGTGCAAGAATTTGTTTGGTGGATCGATTTACAGCTCCTCAGTTTACAATTTGAATTAGGCCGTTTATTTCTAGATGAATTACAGAAAGATGGATCATCTAGTTTTTACACTCATAACCACCAGTCTCCTATCGAAACATTCTTTTTCCAGCTCAGGTCTTAAAGAATGAAGGATGAAAATGACTAATTGTGTAATTAATCTTATCGCAGGAGCCTGTCTATTTTTTCTTTGTACACAACAGCCTAATTTTCCTTATACTGTGGTAGTTATATAGGAAACCTCTGGCAAAAGCAGGGGTGACCAAGTTGTCGCCAATTCCATTTGGTTGCCCATAACTCGGCAACAGTATAAGGCAAAATTAGGCTGTCAAACATACCCTGGTTATGTAAAATTCCATTGGCCTAAAGAGCTTTTAGTAGAAGTCACTTTACAAGGATGAGTTTAGGGTTTACAGTCTGATATTTGTATTTGTATTTTACATAACTTTCATCACGACAATCCATGATGGAATCCTACAATAGAACCTTCTTTACAAGTTGTATGTTGGTCTGTCTTTTTGAAGCCTTTATCTGGAACAGTCAATTGTGTATTAGTCAATGAGAAATTTTCCTACAGAGAAGGTAACTAACTATGTTGAGTTTGTATATTTTGAAGATCAGGTGCATATTTAATGGAAATGGAAAGACACTGGAAGATCTTATTTTAGCCGCAGAGAGTGGAGTATTTGTAAATATAGACAGTGAATTTGATTTGGAGAATATTGTCGCTGCTGCAAGAGTTGCAGGAAGGCAAGTGCCTGTTTTGCTCAGAATTAATCCAGATGTGGACCCACAGGTACAATTATCCCTCCTCAAAGCACACACATGGCAAATATGATTATGTGGCAAATCAAATTACTTGTTGATTATGGACTCCATTTTTCTTTTCCCCATAGTtcaaaaagcgctaggcgttagttgtgcgttttgccaccgccttgcgcttttctgaccaaagcgcatgcttatgcgcagatTAAGCGCAGTTATGCGCTATGCGTTTTTGCTATCTCCTAGAGCCTAGGCGCACTTAAGCGCTCACTTAGGCGTGCCTTTTTTAAGTATGCTTTTCCCTTCTATTTACTTGGGCTAcctttttttttaatattttttgtttGTGTGTCGTACGTGCGTTTGTTATAATTTAGAAGAGGCATTATAGCTTTCTGTAATAAACATTGATCAAAGCATATTTCTTTGTACTTTAATTAATCATGTGAAAAATTGTATGATCCATTGAGTTCTGCACATCATATAAGGCATTTTCTGTTGTGGAGCGGTATTCTGATTGTTGTATTTATGTTCTTGTCATCAGGTTCATCCCTATGTTGCCACTGGAAACAAAACATCCAAATTTGGGATTCGCAATGAAAAATTGCAGTGGTTCTTAGACTCTATTAAATCATATTCAAATGATATCAAACTGGTGGGTGTTCATTGCCATCTTGGATCTACCATTACAAAGGTAATGTCTTGCACCATTTGATAATAACTTATTTCTTTAGTTGCTTAAACTTTTGGTGTACTAAGCTTAGTTTTAAATTGCATTTATGTGCGGCGACAACATCTTGTGCGAGGCCTACCGGCACTCTTCAGCACACAGAGTTGATTTTAATTTTTGTTGCACTATGGGACAACTGTGATGCTGCATCACGTAACATTAAATGTGTCTTTTTATCGAAGGAATATTCTGTTCTGTATCAGCTAACGTACTATTCTGAGCTACATATCAACAAATCATTGTGTAGAAGATGGTTTAGTTGTGACCCCTAGAATAGAGGGGTGGTTCTGGTTCATATCACACTACTTCCAGTGCACTATTAACCTTGATTCCACTCTGTATATAAGTGTTCGATGGAAGACAGACACACCCCATATTAGCTACTAAGGTGAATATTGTGATTATCCACTGGCCACTGCCTACCCAATAGGAAATGGGTAAACTGGGTATGTGCAATCGGCACCATCAGGTCATTAAAGTTTGGGTGTGGGCATTTTACCTGACTGCAACCCTAGCTGGGGCTAGTCCATTTGATGAATTGTACTTGGATATCATTAGTTTACACTGAATTCAGTATCAACTGTACACAATAGCTTCCTCCCATTTGCTGAACTGGCTCTTTTTGTGCAGAATACTGAATTCATACTCTTTTTCCCTTGAACCTTCCAATATGTGCTTGTTATTCATCCTATACATGTAGTTCTTTTTTATAAAAAGGTGAATTTGTTATACATGTCCTGTCACTTCAGTTAAGTTTTTATCATGTAGTATTTCTGTTGAAATCAAGTACCTTGTTTGTATCTGAACCAAGTTGCGACTTCCTTCTGTTTAGGTCGATATATTCAGAGACGCTGCAAATCTTATGGTGAACTTTGTTGATGAAATTCGAGCACAAGGTTTTGAGTTGGAGTACCTAAATATTGGAGGTGGTTTGGGGATAGACTACCACCACACTGGTGCAGTCTTGCCTACACCTATGGATCTTATCAACACTGTGAGCTTCAGTATCTATATTATGTTTATGATTTATATCTTTGTAGGAACAGATGCTTTCTAGTTTTTTCACGTAGAGCTCACCCTCTGTTTATGGTATCACAATGTATTTTATGGTAAAGGCTGAAAAGTTGGTATCACAATCTTGGTAGGTCCGGGAATTGGTCCTCTCACGGGATCTTACTCTCATTATTGAACCTGGAAGATCCCTGATCGCCAATACTTGCTGCTTCGTCAACAAGGTCACTGGTGTAAAATCTAACGGCACAAAGAATTTCATTGTAGTTGATGGCAGCATGGCCGAGCTCATCAGGCCTAGTCTATATGGAGCATATCAGGTTTGTTTACAGTTACAACGGATAATGAGAGTTGCTATTACTACTTCTGGTCTAGTATTACTTCTCTGTTTTGGAACCCATATACACAAAATCAACAGCTGCAGTTATTTGACCAGGTGTATCATTATTTACCCGCTGATCATAATTCTTGTGTTGCAGCATATAGAACTAGTTTCCCCCTCTCCAGGTGCAGAAGTAGCAACCTTTGATATTGTTGGGCCAGTCTGTGAATCTGCAGATTTCCTTGGCAAAGACAGGGAGCTTCCAACACCTGACAAGGTTTAACAGTACCATCTATGTTTCCTTTCAGACAACTTTAACCCATGTCTGCACCCTTCTGACATCCCACTTGTAGGGAGCTGGTTTGGTTGTCCACGACGCAGGAGCCTACTGCATGAGCATGGCTTCGACCTACAACCTGAAGATGAGACCAGCCGAGTACTGGGTACAAACTATTGCTTATTCTTCTCTGTGCAATTTCTGGTGATTGTTGCTTAAAACACATCGCTTTGCAGTTTTCTCAACCCTAAACTGTGGAGACGAACTTTTATTCCATTACTCGCCCTTGATGTACTTGCCCCTCTTTTATGCTGGATGTTCATTGGAACCAATTTGTTGTGTTTTGCTCTACAGGTAGAGGACGATGGGTCCATCGTTAAGATCAGGCATGGTGAAACATTTGACGACTACATGAAGTTCTTTGATGGTCTTCCTGCCTAGGTCCTTCTATCTTGTTTTGGCCAAGCGCTAGCCCTTTCATTTGATGAGTGCTTCTCGTGGAAGATTCGTGTGGGAAAACTATTCAGGTGTATGTTATTTGGGTCATCCCCATCAAGCATGGGTTTTTTTATTTGTTAGAATAGAGTCCAACAAGTTTAGTGATTGTATTAGAGATTGAATGGACTTACTGGACTCTTGTCAATTCTTGTTTACGTTATAAAGGGTCCGACCCCTCCCAATAAAGTTAAAGAATATTGTCATCCAATATTCATAGGAGTGGACGAGCTCGCCTGATCACGGAATCGATCGGCGTTGCTTTGCATTGGGATATGCGACGCATGCAGTATGTGCGGTCGTCTATGGTGCCTTATTTAATGCGTATTTACTGAGGAAGCGACGACGTTTGTACGACGCTGGGCAACGGACGTCCATGTCCATCCATCAGCGACGGCTTCCTGGTTCTGTATCAACAGTTGGGATGTTCTAAATGACTTGCTAGCTTGGACCTATATTCTGTGTTACCAAGATCAACGCCTTCGAATCCCGTTCGAGAAACCTTCTTCTTTCCCAACAGGGAAACCAAAACTCTGATCAATGCTAGGCGTTATTATACAAAATTCGTATATGTCAACCATGCACAAAGATCAAACCTCGGGAAGGAAGGGATGGCGGGCGACACACGCGACTcgcgcggcggcgcgggtggcaCACGCGACTctcgcggcggcgcgggcgacgcaCGCGGTGGTGCGGGGGACTCGCGAGGTGCGGGTGCCGCAGGAGGCTTGTGCGGCGCAGGCGATGCGCGGTGGCGGGTCTGGTTCGCACCGGATCTCGTGACGGCGCGGCGGATCTCGCTGGATGACGGCGTGCTCTGGCTTCGCCGTGAGGCGCTGCGCATCGTCCTCCTCGACGATCGCGGGGAGACGGTGGATGCGCGGTTTCTCCGGGAGGGTGAGTCCTTCGACATCGGAGATATCATCGCGTTTCCTTGCCATTTTGCTCGCGTTCGTGACAGGTTTCCGGCGTCGGTCGCGGTGGTTGCCGGTGCGAGCTCGTCGGCGGAGGCGTCCATAAGTCAAAAGGGAGCGGGCGCACGCGGTGGGGGCCGCCCCGTTCGCCTGACAGGAG
The sequence above is a segment of the Aegilops tauschii subsp. strangulata cultivar AL8/78 chromosome 6, Aet v6.0, whole genome shotgun sequence genome. Coding sequences within it:
- the LOC109769879 gene encoding probable diaminopimelate decarboxylase, chloroplastic: MAAANLLSRSLVPSLTPNPGSQPSRSRAASVSLRRRHGPAAPLRASLSTASPSTRVAMGEAPKHCFQRGADGHLYCEGVRVEDTMAAADRTPFYLYSKPQVVRNFTAYDKALQGLRSIVGYAVKANNNLSVLQLLRGLGCGAVLVSGNELRLALRAGFDPTRCIFNGNGKTLEDLILAAESGVFVNIDSEFDLENIVAAARVAGRQVPVLLRINPDVDPQVHPYVATGNKTSKFGIRNEKLQWFLDSIKSYSNDIKLVGVHCHLGSTITKVDIFRDAANLMVNFVDEIRAQGFELEYLNIGGGLGIDYHHTGAVLPTPMDLINTVRELVLSRDLTLIIEPGRSLIANTCCFVNKVTGVKSNGTKNFIVVDGSMAELIRPSLYGAYQHIELVSPSPGAEVATFDIVGPVCESADFLGKDRELPTPDKGAGLVVHDAGAYCMSMASTYNLKMRPAEYWVEDDGSIVKIRHGETFDDYMKFFDGLPA
- the LOC120967409 gene encoding uncharacterized protein isoform X2, with product MAGDTRDSRGGAGGTRDSRGGAGDARGGAGDSRGAGAAGGLCGAGDARWRVWFAPDLVTARRISLDDGVLWLRREALRIVLLDDRGETVDARFLREGLQQEEGLKELRSGAEMVRSSIVRLMKMCEAVRRPIEGE